A region of uncultured Carboxylicivirga sp. DNA encodes the following proteins:
- the rfbD gene encoding dTDP-4-dehydrorhamnose reductase has translation MKKILVIGSEGQLGSELKLLHTLFDKAEFTFTTIESLDVTNQTELAKQITSDSYSYIINCTAYTAVDNAESDQVLADQINHLALKTIGESSSEIGARVIHVSTDYVFDGTNYKPYTENDITSPNSVYGKTKLAGEIALMNANKNSIILRTSWLYSMFGNNFVKTMLKLGQERSDLNVIFDQVGTPTFARDLAKVILHIIEKDINFEISFQSGIYHYSNEGVCSWFDFTRTIHEIANITCNVKPIESKDYPTAAPRPHYSVLNKSKIKTVYNVDIPYWKDSLKECIAHINQ, from the coding sequence ATGAAAAAGATATTAGTAATAGGATCGGAAGGACAATTAGGTAGTGAATTAAAATTACTTCACACCCTTTTTGATAAAGCTGAGTTTACTTTTACAACAATTGAATCTCTTGATGTAACAAATCAAACAGAATTAGCAAAACAGATTACTTCTGATTCATATAGTTATATTATTAATTGCACAGCTTATACTGCAGTTGACAATGCGGAGAGTGATCAGGTATTAGCTGATCAAATAAATCACCTGGCTTTAAAAACGATTGGTGAAAGCTCTTCAGAAATTGGAGCGAGAGTAATACATGTATCAACTGATTATGTCTTCGATGGTACAAATTATAAACCATATACTGAAAATGATATAACATCTCCCAATTCAGTATATGGAAAAACCAAACTGGCCGGTGAAATTGCATTAATGAATGCAAATAAGAATTCGATCATTCTAAGAACATCATGGTTGTATTCAATGTTTGGAAATAATTTTGTAAAAACCATGTTAAAGTTAGGCCAAGAAAGGTCTGATTTAAATGTCATTTTTGATCAGGTAGGCACCCCAACTTTTGCAAGAGATTTGGCTAAAGTCATTCTTCATATTATCGAAAAAGACATTAACTTTGAAATTTCTTTTCAAAGTGGTATTTACCATTATAGTAATGAAGGCGTTTGTTCATGGTTCGATTTTACCAGAACGATTCATGAAATAGCAAACATTACCTGTAATGTTAAACCTATTGAAAGCAAAGATTACCCAACAGCTGCACCAAGACCACATTATAGTGTTTTGAATAAATCCAAGATCAAAACAGTTTATAATGTTGATATTCCATACTGGAAAGACAGTTTAAAGGAATGCATAGCACATATTAATCAGTAA
- the rfbA gene encoding glucose-1-phosphate thymidylyltransferase RfbA, which yields MNKRKGIILAGGSGTRLYPATKSISKQIIPVYDKPMIYYPLSVLMLADIKEILIISTPHDLPLYKNLFGDGSDLGLQISYAEQPSPDGLAQAFIIGEEFIGDSNVAMVLGDNIFYSYAFSETLSRVSKTEDAAVVFGYYVTDPERYGVAEFDQSGMVTSIEEKPETPKSNYAVTGLYFYPNDVVEKAKSLKPSKRGELEITDLNMLYLNEKRLQLSKLGRGTAWLDTGTHDSLLQASNFISTIENRQGLKVACIEEIAFNKGYINREQLLQLAEPLKKNEYGKYLIRIAK from the coding sequence ATGAATAAAAGAAAAGGCATCATCCTGGCAGGAGGTTCTGGCACAAGATTATATCCTGCAACTAAAAGTATTTCAAAACAGATCATACCTGTTTATGACAAACCAATGATTTATTACCCTCTATCAGTTTTAATGCTTGCTGACATAAAGGAAATACTGATTATTAGTACCCCTCACGACCTCCCTCTATACAAAAATCTCTTTGGAGATGGTTCTGATCTTGGTTTACAAATTAGTTATGCAGAACAACCATCACCTGACGGTTTAGCTCAGGCTTTTATTATTGGCGAAGAGTTTATTGGGGACAGTAACGTTGCAATGGTTCTTGGGGATAACATCTTTTATAGCTATGCTTTTAGCGAAACACTTTCAAGAGTATCAAAAACAGAAGATGCAGCAGTAGTTTTTGGTTATTACGTTACAGATCCGGAGAGATACGGAGTTGCAGAGTTTGATCAGTCAGGAATGGTAACTTCTATTGAAGAAAAACCAGAAACACCCAAATCAAACTATGCTGTAACCGGTTTATACTTCTACCCTAATGATGTTGTTGAGAAAGCAAAAAGTTTAAAACCATCAAAACGTGGCGAATTAGAAATTACCGACTTAAACATGCTTTACTTAAATGAAAAGAGATTGCAATTAAGCAAACTTGGAAGAGGAACAGCATGGCTCGATACAGGTACACACGATAGTTTATTACAAGCAAGTAATTTTATTTCTACCATTGAAAATAGACAAGGATTGAAAGTTGCCTGCATTGAAGAAATTGCTTTTAATAAAGGATATATAAATAGAGAACAATTATTACAACTAGCAGAACCATTAAAGAAAAACGAGTACGGAAAATATCTGATTCGTATAGCAAAATAA
- the rfbC gene encoding dTDP-4-dehydrorhamnose 3,5-epimerase has translation MEIKKTHIPGLVIIQPQIFADDRGFFMESYNESRYFENEVLPHFVQDNISRSCYGTIRGLHYQLAPFSQSKLVQVLEGKVLDVAVDLRKKSPTFGQHYAIELTAENKTQFFIPQGFAHGFSVLSETALFMYKCDNYYNRETERGLAYNDPALNIDWKIPTDKVIVSQKDNILPVLKEADHNFV, from the coding sequence ATGGAAATAAAAAAAACACATATACCAGGATTGGTAATTATTCAACCTCAGATCTTTGCTGATGATCGGGGCTTTTTCATGGAATCATACAATGAATCCAGATATTTTGAAAATGAAGTACTTCCACACTTTGTTCAGGATAATATTTCAAGATCATGTTATGGTACCATAAGGGGTTTGCATTATCAATTGGCTCCTTTTTCTCAGTCTAAATTGGTTCAGGTGTTAGAAGGTAAAGTTTTGGATGTGGCCGTGGATCTTAGAAAGAAATCACCAACATTCGGTCAACATTATGCTATTGAACTTACAGCCGAAAACAAAACTCAGTTTTTTATACCACAAGGCTTTGCTCACGGATTCTCAGTATTAAGTGAAACAGCTCTATTTATGTATAAATGCGATAATTATTACAATCGTGAAACAGAAAGAGGTTTGGCATATAATGATCCAGCATTAAATATAGACTGGAAAATACCTACAGACAAAGTCATCGTATCTCAAAAAGATAATATTCTACCTGTTCTAAAGGAGGCGGATCATAACTTTGTTTAA
- a CDS encoding UDP-glucuronic acid decarboxylase family protein, with protein MKKRVLITGGAGFIGSHLCERLLNEGNEVICMDNYFTGAKNNIVHLLDNPYFELIRHDVTHPYFIEVDEIYNLACPASPVHYQYNSIKTIKTSVMGAINMLGLAKRIKARILQASTSEVYGDPLIHPQPESYWGNVNPIGIRSCYDEGKRCAESLFVNYHEQNNVDIKIIRIFNTYGPKMNPEDGRVVSNFIVQALLGEDITIFGDGKQTRSFQYVDDLVEGMIRMMATGKEFVGPVNIGNPNEFTMIELANTVLDLTNSKSKLTFEPLPDDDPTQRQPDITLAQKELNGWEPKIQLSEGLTKTIEYFDGLLKQGWTRK; from the coding sequence ATGAAAAAAAGAGTTTTAATAACAGGAGGTGCCGGTTTTATTGGATCTCACTTATGTGAAAGATTATTAAATGAAGGCAATGAAGTGATTTGTATGGACAATTACTTTACTGGCGCGAAAAATAATATAGTACACCTACTTGATAATCCTTACTTTGAATTAATTCGTCACGACGTTACTCACCCTTATTTCATTGAAGTTGATGAAATTTACAATCTGGCTTGTCCCGCTTCACCTGTTCATTACCAATACAACTCCATCAAAACAATAAAAACTTCAGTGATGGGAGCAATTAATATGTTAGGCCTTGCCAAACGTATAAAAGCTCGTATCCTTCAAGCGTCGACAAGTGAAGTTTATGGTGATCCATTAATTCATCCTCAACCGGAATCCTATTGGGGAAATGTAAATCCTATCGGAATCCGCTCTTGTTACGATGAAGGCAAACGTTGTGCTGAAAGTTTATTTGTTAATTATCACGAACAAAATAATGTTGATATAAAGATCATTAGAATATTTAATACCTATGGCCCTAAAATGAATCCAGAGGATGGACGTGTGGTTTCAAATTTCATTGTACAGGCACTTTTAGGTGAAGACATCACAATTTTTGGAGACGGAAAACAAACACGAAGTTTTCAATATGTAGATGATTTGGTAGAAGGTATGATCAGAATGATGGCTACAGGCAAGGAATTTGTTGGTCCCGTTAACATTGGTAACCCTAACGAATTTACGATGATTGAATTAGCAAATACAGTACTTGATTTGACAAATTCAAAATCTAAACTTACTTTCGAACCTCTTCCAGATGATGACCCAACACAACGCCAACCTGATATTACACTTGCCCAAAAAGAATTAAATGGTTGGGAACCTAAAATTCAACTAAGTGAAGGGTTAACAAAAACCATTGAATATTTTGATGGTCTTCTTAAACAAGGTTGGACAAGAAAATAA
- a CDS encoding UDP-glucose/GDP-mannose dehydrogenase family protein gives MKISIIGTGYVGLVTGTCFSDTGINVTCVDINKDKIEKLKKGIIPIYEPGLDRMVLSNVEKDRLHFSTSLKDSIEGAEAVFIAVGTPPGEDGSADLSHVLSVAREIGKHINNHIVVVTKSTVPIGTAKKVKAAIQDELEKRGVQVDFDVASNPEFLKEGNAIEDFLKPDRIVVGIESEKAEKIMQRLYKPFVLNGHPILFMDIPSAEMTKYAANAMLATKISFMNDIANLCEIVGADVSNVRRGIGSDSRIGNKFIYAGAGYGGSCFPKDVKAIIKTAQQYNYRLRLLESVEDVNNDQKKVIVKKIISHFGDIKGKTFGMWGLSFKPQTDDMREAPSVVIAEALIEAGAKVKAYDPVAIEEAHKILGDSIEYGKDQYDALIDTDALILITEWPEFRMPNFKVMEKLMNEKVIFDGRNIYDPSEIKENGFTYYGIGR, from the coding sequence ATGAAAATTTCAATTATAGGTACTGGTTATGTTGGACTAGTTACAGGAACATGCTTCTCAGATACAGGTATTAATGTAACGTGTGTTGACATTAATAAGGACAAAATTGAAAAACTTAAAAAAGGTATAATACCTATTTATGAACCAGGTTTGGACAGAATGGTTCTTTCAAATGTAGAAAAAGACAGGCTACATTTCTCAACTAGTTTAAAAGATAGCATTGAAGGTGCTGAAGCTGTTTTTATTGCGGTTGGTACTCCTCCCGGAGAAGATGGCAGCGCAGATCTAAGTCACGTATTATCTGTAGCCCGTGAGATAGGAAAACATATTAACAATCATATAGTAGTGGTTACCAAAAGTACTGTACCAATTGGCACTGCTAAAAAAGTAAAAGCTGCTATACAGGATGAATTAGAAAAAAGAGGTGTACAAGTTGACTTTGATGTTGCATCAAACCCAGAATTCTTAAAAGAAGGAAATGCCATTGAAGATTTTCTTAAACCGGATAGAATTGTTGTGGGAATAGAATCTGAAAAAGCAGAAAAAATAATGCAACGTTTGTACAAGCCATTTGTATTAAATGGTCATCCAATTCTCTTCATGGATATTCCATCAGCAGAAATGACAAAATATGCAGCGAATGCAATGCTTGCTACTAAAATCAGTTTCATGAATGACATTGCCAATCTTTGTGAAATTGTTGGAGCTGATGTTTCAAATGTTCGTCGTGGTATTGGATCAGATTCTAGAATAGGCAATAAATTTATATATGCTGGTGCTGGTTACGGAGGTTCTTGTTTCCCTAAAGATGTGAAAGCAATAATTAAAACAGCTCAGCAATACAATTACCGGTTAAGATTGTTAGAATCTGTTGAAGATGTAAACAATGATCAAAAAAAGGTGATTGTTAAAAAGATCATCAGCCACTTTGGCGATATCAAAGGTAAAACATTTGGTATGTGGGGACTGTCATTTAAACCACAAACAGACGACATGCGCGAAGCTCCATCTGTAGTAATTGCTGAAGCATTAATTGAAGCTGGGGCTAAGGTTAAAGCGTACGATCCTGTAGCAATTGAAGAGGCTCATAAAATATTAGGAGATTCAATTGAATATGGGAAAGATCAATACGATGCTTTAATTGATACTGATGCATTAATATTAATTACAGAATGGCCTGAATTCAGAATGCCAAACTTTAAGGTAATGGAAAAATTAATGAATGAAAAAGTAATTTTCGATGGTCGTAACATTTATGATCCGTCTGAAATTAAAGAAAATGGATTTACCTACTATGGTATTGGTCGATAA